A single genomic interval of Aphidius gifuensis isolate YNYX2018 linkage group LG6, ASM1490517v1, whole genome shotgun sequence harbors:
- the LOC122859513 gene encoding uncharacterized protein LOC122859513 isoform X1 has translation MQALLWMLCTLSLGLSATVSVFAVTFEDAALPVNRDSSVNQYQYILMEENSSLKKSRQMKNFFNLIGLNIQTMSQECKNGDLVECFKSRLIGLIINLFDQPEQFYSKNVKDAFLRKNFVFEIYRQPYQYSGSVRSNKFELDQSMEFSVEKTDSFIKTSVVKTDVPPPRMRGIEVYAPRFLDEIADEIDTLENKKDSLFSRHRLRELLIPMLIVLKLFKLKLLLFLPLILSFASLKKFLGFMAIVIPALIGFFKLCKPIMSNYQPPVYTKNGLGSYSHHTETVTHGYPVHQNSYDDDDATDYHSDGVSFGQNLAYHGQKKY, from the exons ATGCAAGCGTTGCTATGGATGTTGTGTACCTTGAGTCTTGGATTGTCAGCAACTGTGTCAGTATTCGCAGTTACCTTCGAGGATGCAGCTTTACCAGTGAATCGTG ACAGTTCTGTTAATCAGTATCAGTATATTCTAATGGAAGAAAATTCATCTCTGAAAAAAAGCCGtcagatgaaaaatttttttaatttgattggGCTTAATATTCAAACAATGAGTCAAGAATGCAAAAATGGTGATCTAGTGGAGTGTTTCAAGTCCAGGCTGATcggattaattattaatttgtttgatCAGCCCGAACAGTTTTATAGCAAAAATGTAAAAGATgcttttttaagaaaaaattttgtatttgaaatttatcgtCAACCGTACCAGTACTCAGGTTCAGTAag ATCGAACAAATTTGAGTTGGATCAATCAATGGAGTTCTCTGTTGAAAAAACAgatagttttataaaaacatcTGTTGTTAAAACAGATGTACCACCTCCAAGAATGAGAGGAATCGAGGTTTATGCACCAAGGTTTTTGGATGAGATTGCGGATGAGATTGATACActagagaataaaaaagattcTCTTTTTT CACGGCATCGTTTGAGGGAACTATTGATCCCAATGTTGATAGTTTTGAAATTATTCAAACTCAAATTATTACTCTTCCTACCTTTGATACTTAGTTTtgcatcattaaaaaaattcttaggATTCATGGCAATTGTAATACCTGCTTTAATTGGATTTTTCAAACTGTGCAAACCGATAATGAGCAATTATCAACCACCAGTTTACACAAAGAATGGTCTCGGCTCTTATTCACACCACACAGAAACTGTTACCCATGGGTATCCAGTACATCAAAATagttatgatgatgatgatgcaacTGATTATCATTCTGATGGCGTTTCATTTGGTCAAAATTTAGCCTATCATGGTCAAAAGAAATATTag
- the LOC122859513 gene encoding uncharacterized protein LOC122859513 isoform X2, translating to MDVVYLESWIVSNCVSIRSYLRGCSFTSESCSVNQYQYILMEENSSLKKSRQMKNFFNLIGLNIQTMSQECKNGDLVECFKSRLIGLIINLFDQPEQFYSKNVKDAFLRKNFVFEIYRQPYQYSGSVRSNKFELDQSMEFSVEKTDSFIKTSVVKTDVPPPRMRGIEVYAPRFLDEIADEIDTLENKKDSLFSRHRLRELLIPMLIVLKLFKLKLLLFLPLILSFASLKKFLGFMAIVIPALIGFFKLCKPIMSNYQPPVYTKNGLGSYSHHTETVTHGYPVHQNSYDDDDATDYHSDGVSFGQNLAYHGQKKY from the exons ATGGATGTTGTGTACCTTGAGTCTTGGATTGTCAGCAACTGTGTCAGTATTCGCAGTTACCTTCGAGGATGCAGCTTTACCAGTGAATCGTG TTCTGTTAATCAGTATCAGTATATTCTAATGGAAGAAAATTCATCTCTGAAAAAAAGCCGtcagatgaaaaatttttttaatttgattggGCTTAATATTCAAACAATGAGTCAAGAATGCAAAAATGGTGATCTAGTGGAGTGTTTCAAGTCCAGGCTGATcggattaattattaatttgtttgatCAGCCCGAACAGTTTTATAGCAAAAATGTAAAAGATgcttttttaagaaaaaattttgtatttgaaatttatcgtCAACCGTACCAGTACTCAGGTTCAGTAag ATCGAACAAATTTGAGTTGGATCAATCAATGGAGTTCTCTGTTGAAAAAACAgatagttttataaaaacatcTGTTGTTAAAACAGATGTACCACCTCCAAGAATGAGAGGAATCGAGGTTTATGCACCAAGGTTTTTGGATGAGATTGCGGATGAGATTGATACActagagaataaaaaagattcTCTTTTTT CACGGCATCGTTTGAGGGAACTATTGATCCCAATGTTGATAGTTTTGAAATTATTCAAACTCAAATTATTACTCTTCCTACCTTTGATACTTAGTTTtgcatcattaaaaaaattcttaggATTCATGGCAATTGTAATACCTGCTTTAATTGGATTTTTCAAACTGTGCAAACCGATAATGAGCAATTATCAACCACCAGTTTACACAAAGAATGGTCTCGGCTCTTATTCACACCACACAGAAACTGTTACCCATGGGTATCCAGTACATCAAAATagttatgatgatgatgatgcaacTGATTATCATTCTGATGGCGTTTCATTTGGTCAAAATTTAGCCTATCATGGTCAAAAGAAATATTag
- the LOC122859502 gene encoding uncharacterized protein LOC122859502 isoform X1, producing the protein MKTKYNRICVMKRRSIHQWAIVVILTLACINDSSLEIEAIKLNKTFPNETKVNKFQQIANDTTDEISENFMLDNNNLHEMDNNKPSKLDLDVSEVVYMDSKNSTDIGSRIDSSIEWKSFCSNSVSINCIQRNVSTFIKDLSETEPLNMSDTVLIAKNNTETTKSTVENLFDGVHKFAKNYRMMIDLDKFSLNLQESRTFFGGFGLGFLAFGLKKLFLPIMIGVQVVKTMLFALFLPSIIGSIGKFVGKGVSSFAQTSQSVTAQPEETFEFKDNSDLYGDDYMTKQPLGTLPAPPMYDETMIVQPSVKPDSRLAYVNSRFSNPIFNDRYYTRHQIEKQGSSKKQDFKVFHDIPTSSLLLTNYDPFYSPLLSRLDAVFSRLGHTTEGCREYAVCAMYRSPARFAPYSNLVSAQLSRELNELRRPSSDNPDVLRFFRYMKAAKDGQDGIHCEEAFSQCDVPRDDPSLQQNQAMLATYQDIDKLVHARKI; encoded by the exons ATGAAAACTAAATACAATAGAATTTGCGTAATGAAACGTAGATCCATTCATCAATGGGCCATAGTGGTGATATTGACTCTCGCATGTATAAATGACTCATCGCTTGAGATAGAGGCcataaagttaaataaaacattcCCAAATGAAACTAAAGtcaataaatttcaacaaatagCGAATGATACAACTGATGAGATATCTGAAAATTTTAtgcttgataataataacttacATGAAATGGACAACAATAAACCATCAAAATTGGATCTAGATGTGTCAGAAGTTGTTTATATggattcaaaaaattcaactgatATTGGATCACGAATTGACAGTTCGATCGAATGGAAGAGTTTTTGTTCAAACTCAGTGTCTATCAATTGTATCCAAAGAAATGTATCTACATTTATTAAAGATCTATCAGAAACTGAACCATTAAATATGAGTGATACTGTActaattgcaaaaaataacaCTGAAACAACAAAATCCacagttgaaaatttattcgaTGGAGTTCATAAGTTTGCCAAAAACTATAGAATGATGATAGATCTTGATAagttttcattgaatttacaAGAATCAAGAACTTTTTTTGGAG GCTTTGGACTTGGTTTTCTAGCATTTGGCCTGAAGAAGCTGTTCCTGCCTATTATGATTGGTGTTCAAGTTGTTAAAACAATGTTGTTTGCTTTGTTTCTACCAAGTATCATTGGAAGTATTGGAAAATTTGTTGGTAAAG GTGTTTCATCATTTGCTCAAACATCGCAAAGTGTAACAGCTCAACCAGAAGaaacatttgaatttaaagATAACTCAGATTTATATGGTGATGATTATATGACAAAACAACCACTTGGAACTCTTCCAGCACCACCAATGTATGATGAAACAATGATAGTTCAGCCATCAGTTAAGCCAGATTCACGATTAGCTTATGTTAATTCAAGATTTTCAAATCCAATTTTCAATGATCGTTATTATACACGTcatcaaattgaaaaacaaggATCATCGAAGAAACAAGATTTTAAG gtGTTCCATGATATACCAACAAGCTCATTATTGTTAACTAATTATGATCCATTTTATTCACCACTACTTTCACGACTCGATGCAGTATTTTCACGATTGGGTCATACAACAGAGGGGTGTCGTGAATATGCCGTTTGTGCAATGTACAGAAGTCCAGCAAGATTTGCACCATATTCAAATTTAGTATCAGCTCAATTATCAAGAGAATTAAATGAGCTCAGACGTCCAAGTAGTGACAATCCAGATGTTCTAcgtttttttagatatatgaAGGCAGCAAAAGATGGTCAAGATGGTATCCATTGTGAAGAAGCATTTTCTCAGTGTGATGTACCAAGAGACGATCCAAGTCTACAACAAAATCAAGCAATGCTAGCAACTTATCAAGATATTGATAAACTTGTGCATGCtaggaaaatataa
- the LOC122859502 gene encoding uncharacterized protein LOC122859502 isoform X2, translating into MKTKYNRICVMKRRSIHQWAIVVILTLACINDSSLEIEAIKLNKTFPNETKVNKFQQIANDTTDEISENFMLDNNNLHEMDNNKPSKLDLDVSEVVYMDSKNSTDIGSRIDSSIEWKSFCSNSVSINCIQRNVSTFIKDLSETEPLNMSDTVLIAKNNTETTKSTVENLFDGVHKFAKNYRMMIDLDKFSLNLQESRTFFGAFGLKKLFLPIMIGVQVVKTMLFALFLPSIIGSIGKFVGKAGVSSFAQTSQSVTAQPEETFEFKDNSDLYGDDYMTKQPLGTLPAPPMYDETMIVQPSVKPDSRLAYVNSRFSNPIFNDRYYTRHQIEKQGSSKKQDFKVFHDIPTSSLLLTNYDPFYSPLLSRLDAVFSRLGHTTEGCREYAVCAMYRSPARFAPYSNLVSAQLSRELNELRRPSSDNPDVLRFFRYMKAAKDGQDGIHCEEAFSQCDVPRDDPSLQQNQAMLATYQDIDKLVHARKI; encoded by the exons ATGAAAACTAAATACAATAGAATTTGCGTAATGAAACGTAGATCCATTCATCAATGGGCCATAGTGGTGATATTGACTCTCGCATGTATAAATGACTCATCGCTTGAGATAGAGGCcataaagttaaataaaacattcCCAAATGAAACTAAAGtcaataaatttcaacaaatagCGAATGATACAACTGATGAGATATCTGAAAATTTTAtgcttgataataataacttacATGAAATGGACAACAATAAACCATCAAAATTGGATCTAGATGTGTCAGAAGTTGTTTATATggattcaaaaaattcaactgatATTGGATCACGAATTGACAGTTCGATCGAATGGAAGAGTTTTTGTTCAAACTCAGTGTCTATCAATTGTATCCAAAGAAATGTATCTACATTTATTAAAGATCTATCAGAAACTGAACCATTAAATATGAGTGATACTGTActaattgcaaaaaataacaCTGAAACAACAAAATCCacagttgaaaatttattcgaTGGAGTTCATAAGTTTGCCAAAAACTATAGAATGATGATAGATCTTGATAagttttcattgaatttacaAGAATCAAGAACTTTTTTTGGAG CATTTGGCCTGAAGAAGCTGTTCCTGCCTATTATGATTGGTGTTCAAGTTGTTAAAACAATGTTGTTTGCTTTGTTTCTACCAAGTATCATTGGAAGTATTGGAAAATTTGTTGGTAAAG CAGGTGTTTCATCATTTGCTCAAACATCGCAAAGTGTAACAGCTCAACCAGAAGaaacatttgaatttaaagATAACTCAGATTTATATGGTGATGATTATATGACAAAACAACCACTTGGAACTCTTCCAGCACCACCAATGTATGATGAAACAATGATAGTTCAGCCATCAGTTAAGCCAGATTCACGATTAGCTTATGTTAATTCAAGATTTTCAAATCCAATTTTCAATGATCGTTATTATACACGTcatcaaattgaaaaacaaggATCATCGAAGAAACAAGATTTTAAG gtGTTCCATGATATACCAACAAGCTCATTATTGTTAACTAATTATGATCCATTTTATTCACCACTACTTTCACGACTCGATGCAGTATTTTCACGATTGGGTCATACAACAGAGGGGTGTCGTGAATATGCCGTTTGTGCAATGTACAGAAGTCCAGCAAGATTTGCACCATATTCAAATTTAGTATCAGCTCAATTATCAAGAGAATTAAATGAGCTCAGACGTCCAAGTAGTGACAATCCAGATGTTCTAcgtttttttagatatatgaAGGCAGCAAAAGATGGTCAAGATGGTATCCATTGTGAAGAAGCATTTTCTCAGTGTGATGTACCAAGAGACGATCCAAGTCTACAACAAAATCAAGCAATGCTAGCAACTTATCAAGATATTGATAAACTTGTGCATGCtaggaaaatataa
- the LOC122859502 gene encoding uncharacterized protein LOC122859502 isoform X4: MKTKYNRICVMKRRSIHQWAIVVILTLACINDSSLEIEAIKLNKTFPNETKVNKFQQIANDTTDEISENFMLDNNNLHEMDNNKPSKLDLDVSEVVYMDSKNSTDIGSRIDSSIEWKSFCSNSVSINCIQRNVSTFIKDLSETEPLNMSDTVLIAKNNTETTKSTVENLFDGVHKFAKNYRMMIDLDKFSLNLQESRTFFGGFGLGFLAFGLKKLFLPIMIGVQVVKTMLFALFLPSIIGSIGKFVGKAGVSSFAQTSQSVTAQPEETFEFKDNSDLYGDDYMTKQPLGTLPAPPMYDETMIVQPSVKPDSRLAYVNSRFSNPIFNDRYYTRHQIEKQGSSKKQDFKVFHDIPTSSLLLTNYDPFYSPLLSRLDAVFSRLGHTTEGCREYAVCAMYRSPARFAPYSNLVSAQLSRELNELRRPSSDNPDVLRFFRYMKAAKDGQDGIHCEEAFSQCDVPRDDPSLQQNQAMLATYQDIDKLVHARKI; this comes from the exons ATGAAAACTAAATACAATAGAATTTGCGTAATGAAACGTAGATCCATTCATCAATGGGCCATAGTGGTGATATTGACTCTCGCATGTATAAATGACTCATCGCTTGAGATAGAGGCcataaagttaaataaaacattcCCAAATGAAACTAAAGtcaataaatttcaacaaatagCGAATGATACAACTGATGAGATATCTGAAAATTTTAtgcttgataataataacttacATGAAATGGACAACAATAAACCATCAAAATTGGATCTAGATGTGTCAGAAGTTGTTTATATggattcaaaaaattcaactgatATTGGATCACGAATTGACAGTTCGATCGAATGGAAGAGTTTTTGTTCAAACTCAGTGTCTATCAATTGTATCCAAAGAAATGTATCTACATTTATTAAAGATCTATCAGAAACTGAACCATTAAATATGAGTGATACTGTActaattgcaaaaaataacaCTGAAACAACAAAATCCacagttgaaaatttattcgaTGGAGTTCATAAGTTTGCCAAAAACTATAGAATGATGATAGATCTTGATAagttttcattgaatttacaAGAATCAAGAACTTTTTTTGGAG GCTTTGGACTTGGTTTTCTAGCATTTGGCCTGAAGAAGCTGTTCCTGCCTATTATGATTGGTGTTCAAGTTGTTAAAACAATGTTGTTTGCTTTGTTTCTACCAAGTATCATTGGAAGTATTGGAAAATTTGTTGGTAAAG CAGGTGTTTCATCATTTGCTCAAACATCGCAAAGTGTAACAGCTCAACCAGAAGaaacatttgaatttaaagATAACTCAGATTTATATGGTGATGATTATATGACAAAACAACCACTTGGAACTCTTCCAGCACCACCAATGTATGATGAAACAATGATAGTTCAGCCATCAGTTAAGCCAGATTCACGATTAGCTTATGTTAATTCAAGATTTTCAAATCCAATTTTCAATGATCGTTATTATACACGTcatcaaattgaaaaacaaggATCATCGAAGAAACAAGATTTTAAG gtGTTCCATGATATACCAACAAGCTCATTATTGTTAACTAATTATGATCCATTTTATTCACCACTACTTTCACGACTCGATGCAGTATTTTCACGATTGGGTCATACAACAGAGGGGTGTCGTGAATATGCCGTTTGTGCAATGTACAGAAGTCCAGCAAGATTTGCACCATATTCAAATTTAGTATCAGCTCAATTATCAAGAGAATTAAATGAGCTCAGACGTCCAAGTAGTGACAATCCAGATGTTCTAcgtttttttagatatatgaAGGCAGCAAAAGATGGTCAAGATGGTATCCATTGTGAAGAAGCATTTTCTCAGTGTGATGTACCAAGAGACGATCCAAGTCTACAACAAAATCAAGCAATGCTAGCAACTTATCAAGATATTGATAAACTTGTGCATGCtaggaaaatataa
- the LOC122859502 gene encoding uncharacterized protein LOC122859502 isoform X3, producing the protein MKTKYNRICVMKRRSIHQWAIVVILTLACINDSSLEIEAIKLNKTFPNETKVNKFQQIANDTTDEISENFMLDNNNLHEMDNNKPSKLDLDVSEVVYMDSKNSTDIGSRIDSSIEWKSFCSNSVSINCIQRNVSTFIKDLSETEPLNMSDTVLIAKNNTETTKSTVENLFDGVHKFAKNYRMMIDLDKFSLNLQESRTFFGAFGLKKLFLPIMIGVQVVKTMLFALFLPSIIGSIGKFVGKGVSSFAQTSQSVTAQPEETFEFKDNSDLYGDDYMTKQPLGTLPAPPMYDETMIVQPSVKPDSRLAYVNSRFSNPIFNDRYYTRHQIEKQGSSKKQDFKVFHDIPTSSLLLTNYDPFYSPLLSRLDAVFSRLGHTTEGCREYAVCAMYRSPARFAPYSNLVSAQLSRELNELRRPSSDNPDVLRFFRYMKAAKDGQDGIHCEEAFSQCDVPRDDPSLQQNQAMLATYQDIDKLVHARKI; encoded by the exons ATGAAAACTAAATACAATAGAATTTGCGTAATGAAACGTAGATCCATTCATCAATGGGCCATAGTGGTGATATTGACTCTCGCATGTATAAATGACTCATCGCTTGAGATAGAGGCcataaagttaaataaaacattcCCAAATGAAACTAAAGtcaataaatttcaacaaatagCGAATGATACAACTGATGAGATATCTGAAAATTTTAtgcttgataataataacttacATGAAATGGACAACAATAAACCATCAAAATTGGATCTAGATGTGTCAGAAGTTGTTTATATggattcaaaaaattcaactgatATTGGATCACGAATTGACAGTTCGATCGAATGGAAGAGTTTTTGTTCAAACTCAGTGTCTATCAATTGTATCCAAAGAAATGTATCTACATTTATTAAAGATCTATCAGAAACTGAACCATTAAATATGAGTGATACTGTActaattgcaaaaaataacaCTGAAACAACAAAATCCacagttgaaaatttattcgaTGGAGTTCATAAGTTTGCCAAAAACTATAGAATGATGATAGATCTTGATAagttttcattgaatttacaAGAATCAAGAACTTTTTTTGGAG CATTTGGCCTGAAGAAGCTGTTCCTGCCTATTATGATTGGTGTTCAAGTTGTTAAAACAATGTTGTTTGCTTTGTTTCTACCAAGTATCATTGGAAGTATTGGAAAATTTGTTGGTAAAG GTGTTTCATCATTTGCTCAAACATCGCAAAGTGTAACAGCTCAACCAGAAGaaacatttgaatttaaagATAACTCAGATTTATATGGTGATGATTATATGACAAAACAACCACTTGGAACTCTTCCAGCACCACCAATGTATGATGAAACAATGATAGTTCAGCCATCAGTTAAGCCAGATTCACGATTAGCTTATGTTAATTCAAGATTTTCAAATCCAATTTTCAATGATCGTTATTATACACGTcatcaaattgaaaaacaaggATCATCGAAGAAACAAGATTTTAAG gtGTTCCATGATATACCAACAAGCTCATTATTGTTAACTAATTATGATCCATTTTATTCACCACTACTTTCACGACTCGATGCAGTATTTTCACGATTGGGTCATACAACAGAGGGGTGTCGTGAATATGCCGTTTGTGCAATGTACAGAAGTCCAGCAAGATTTGCACCATATTCAAATTTAGTATCAGCTCAATTATCAAGAGAATTAAATGAGCTCAGACGTCCAAGTAGTGACAATCCAGATGTTCTAcgtttttttagatatatgaAGGCAGCAAAAGATGGTCAAGATGGTATCCATTGTGAAGAAGCATTTTCTCAGTGTGATGTACCAAGAGACGATCCAAGTCTACAACAAAATCAAGCAATGCTAGCAACTTATCAAGATATTGATAAACTTGTGCATGCtaggaaaatataa